The following are encoded together in the Bactrocera neohumeralis isolate Rockhampton chromosome 6, APGP_CSIRO_Bneo_wtdbg2-racon-allhic-juicebox.fasta_v2, whole genome shotgun sequence genome:
- the LOC126762095 gene encoding probable serine hydrolase isoform X1 produces MEWVKRGTNVFKMFQRTQFMGTRFIKRHISSAPTTLKDTNYITKHFEEISIPVPWGHLKGKWYGTKNVRPILGLHGWQDNAGTYDTLAPLLPNHLGFLSIDLPGHGHSSWLPIGISYHSIDYVSLLLRVMDYFQWDKISMICHSMSSINGFIFSALFPEKVDMMVGLDGLKPLARTSERIIDNYKSCMNSITLHENRINTSEPPCYDWDELVERLYNGSNKSVERETCKFLLERAVRPSKNNPQKYFFARDSRLKTTYFYSFDEDVPLKMARNINCPYMFIKASQSPYFEPRQHFERTLDIMKQNPHFEFYEVEGSHHVHLNDPNKIAPMINSFIHKWRPS; encoded by the exons ATGGAATGGGTAAAAAGAG GTAccaatgtatttaaaatgttcCAGAGAACACAATTCATGGGAACTAGGTTCATAAAAAGGCACATTTCATCAGCTCCCACAACGCTCAAAGATACAAATTACATCACAAAACAT TTTGAAGAAATTTCTATTCCAGTTCCCTGGGGTCATCTTAAGGGAAAATGGTATGGAACCAAAAATGTTAGGCCCATACTTGGGTTGCATGGATGGCAGGACAATGCTGGTACATACGACACATTGGCGCCACTGTTACCTAATCATCTTGGAtttctttcaattgatttacCCGGTCATGGGCATTCCTCTTGGTTGCCTATTGGAATTTCTTATCACTCTATTGACTACGTATCGTTATTGTTGCGAGTAATGGATTATTTTCAATGGGACAAAATCTCAATGATTTGTCATTCTATGAGTTCTATAAATGGATTTATATTTAGCGCTCTTTTTCCTGAAAAGGTTGATATGATGGTTGGATTGGATGGTCTAAAGCCCCTTGCACGGACTAGTGAAAGAATAATagataattataaaagttgtatGAATAGTATAACTTTACATGAAAACCGTATAAACACTTCAGAGCCACCTTGTTATGATTGGGATGAATTGGTCGAGCGTTTATATAACGGTTCAAACAAATCTGTTGAAAGGGAAACATGTAAATTTTTGTTAGAGCGAGCAGTTCGACCATCTAAAAATAATCCTCAAAAGTATTTCTTTGCACGAGATAGTAGATTAAAAACGACGTATTTTTACAGTTTTGATGAAGATGTACCATTAAAAATGGCACGCAATATAAATTGTCCTTATATGTTCATTAAAGCTTCACAATCCCCCTACTTCGAGCCACGCCAACATTTTGAAAGAACTTTGGACATTATGAAACAAAATCCTCATTTTGAGTTCTATGAAGTGGAAGGATCACATCACGTTCATTTAAATGATCCAAATAAAATTGCTCCAATGATAAATTCCTTCATCCATAAATGGCGTCCGtcttaa
- the LOC126762095 gene encoding probable serine hydrolase isoform X2, which translates to MVSFLGTNVFKMFQRTQFMGTRFIKRHISSAPTTLKDTNYITKHFEEISIPVPWGHLKGKWYGTKNVRPILGLHGWQDNAGTYDTLAPLLPNHLGFLSIDLPGHGHSSWLPIGISYHSIDYVSLLLRVMDYFQWDKISMICHSMSSINGFIFSALFPEKVDMMVGLDGLKPLARTSERIIDNYKSCMNSITLHENRINTSEPPCYDWDELVERLYNGSNKSVERETCKFLLERAVRPSKNNPQKYFFARDSRLKTTYFYSFDEDVPLKMARNINCPYMFIKASQSPYFEPRQHFERTLDIMKQNPHFEFYEVEGSHHVHLNDPNKIAPMINSFIHKWRPS; encoded by the exons ATGGTATCGTTCTTAGGTAccaatgtatttaaaatgttcCAGAGAACACAATTCATGGGAACTAGGTTCATAAAAAGGCACATTTCATCAGCTCCCACAACGCTCAAAGATACAAATTACATCACAAAACAT TTTGAAGAAATTTCTATTCCAGTTCCCTGGGGTCATCTTAAGGGAAAATGGTATGGAACCAAAAATGTTAGGCCCATACTTGGGTTGCATGGATGGCAGGACAATGCTGGTACATACGACACATTGGCGCCACTGTTACCTAATCATCTTGGAtttctttcaattgatttacCCGGTCATGGGCATTCCTCTTGGTTGCCTATTGGAATTTCTTATCACTCTATTGACTACGTATCGTTATTGTTGCGAGTAATGGATTATTTTCAATGGGACAAAATCTCAATGATTTGTCATTCTATGAGTTCTATAAATGGATTTATATTTAGCGCTCTTTTTCCTGAAAAGGTTGATATGATGGTTGGATTGGATGGTCTAAAGCCCCTTGCACGGACTAGTGAAAGAATAATagataattataaaagttgtatGAATAGTATAACTTTACATGAAAACCGTATAAACACTTCAGAGCCACCTTGTTATGATTGGGATGAATTGGTCGAGCGTTTATATAACGGTTCAAACAAATCTGTTGAAAGGGAAACATGTAAATTTTTGTTAGAGCGAGCAGTTCGACCATCTAAAAATAATCCTCAAAAGTATTTCTTTGCACGAGATAGTAGATTAAAAACGACGTATTTTTACAGTTTTGATGAAGATGTACCATTAAAAATGGCACGCAATATAAATTGTCCTTATATGTTCATTAAAGCTTCACAATCCCCCTACTTCGAGCCACGCCAACATTTTGAAAGAACTTTGGACATTATGAAACAAAATCCTCATTTTGAGTTCTATGAAGTGGAAGGATCACATCACGTTCATTTAAATGATCCAAATAAAATTGCTCCAATGATAAATTCCTTCATCCATAAATGGCGTCCGtcttaa
- the LOC126762095 gene encoding probable serine hydrolase isoform X3, translated as MSTNVFKMFQRTQFMGTRFIKRHISSAPTTLKDTNYITKHFEEISIPVPWGHLKGKWYGTKNVRPILGLHGWQDNAGTYDTLAPLLPNHLGFLSIDLPGHGHSSWLPIGISYHSIDYVSLLLRVMDYFQWDKISMICHSMSSINGFIFSALFPEKVDMMVGLDGLKPLARTSERIIDNYKSCMNSITLHENRINTSEPPCYDWDELVERLYNGSNKSVERETCKFLLERAVRPSKNNPQKYFFARDSRLKTTYFYSFDEDVPLKMARNINCPYMFIKASQSPYFEPRQHFERTLDIMKQNPHFEFYEVEGSHHVHLNDPNKIAPMINSFIHKWRPS; from the exons ATGA GTAccaatgtatttaaaatgttcCAGAGAACACAATTCATGGGAACTAGGTTCATAAAAAGGCACATTTCATCAGCTCCCACAACGCTCAAAGATACAAATTACATCACAAAACAT TTTGAAGAAATTTCTATTCCAGTTCCCTGGGGTCATCTTAAGGGAAAATGGTATGGAACCAAAAATGTTAGGCCCATACTTGGGTTGCATGGATGGCAGGACAATGCTGGTACATACGACACATTGGCGCCACTGTTACCTAATCATCTTGGAtttctttcaattgatttacCCGGTCATGGGCATTCCTCTTGGTTGCCTATTGGAATTTCTTATCACTCTATTGACTACGTATCGTTATTGTTGCGAGTAATGGATTATTTTCAATGGGACAAAATCTCAATGATTTGTCATTCTATGAGTTCTATAAATGGATTTATATTTAGCGCTCTTTTTCCTGAAAAGGTTGATATGATGGTTGGATTGGATGGTCTAAAGCCCCTTGCACGGACTAGTGAAAGAATAATagataattataaaagttgtatGAATAGTATAACTTTACATGAAAACCGTATAAACACTTCAGAGCCACCTTGTTATGATTGGGATGAATTGGTCGAGCGTTTATATAACGGTTCAAACAAATCTGTTGAAAGGGAAACATGTAAATTTTTGTTAGAGCGAGCAGTTCGACCATCTAAAAATAATCCTCAAAAGTATTTCTTTGCACGAGATAGTAGATTAAAAACGACGTATTTTTACAGTTTTGATGAAGATGTACCATTAAAAATGGCACGCAATATAAATTGTCCTTATATGTTCATTAAAGCTTCACAATCCCCCTACTTCGAGCCACGCCAACATTTTGAAAGAACTTTGGACATTATGAAACAAAATCCTCATTTTGAGTTCTATGAAGTGGAAGGATCACATCACGTTCATTTAAATGATCCAAATAAAATTGCTCCAATGATAAATTCCTTCATCCATAAATGGCGTCCGtcttaa